One stretch of Vibrio kanaloae DNA includes these proteins:
- a CDS encoding sigma-54-dependent transcriptional regulator, producing MTKLYFVDDEPAIRDSVEQAMLIEGIDIVCFPNAIEALNKIDVTQAGIVITDIHMPVMNGIQFTQKLLNQNPNFQIIVLTGHGDVQTAVSAMKSGAYDFFEKPFVIDALLTAVKKAADKLALVEENNLLRKELAMQNQVGPKLIGQSPSMQQLRRELITLDCKQNPLLLFVGDVGTGKRITAQYTHDLHSHQTAELCPITAFNLPRSDEASFHQFVLQLFLKHQGGTLYIHETEVLTQEQWLWLANLKPTLLRENSCKTNATCIILASTIVPTTIISALRRFDLLPLAQRPEDIGSLFKHFARGAASRYQLPPPVITEKEIQRLIATHWSENIRQLRQHAELRVLTQVKQPALGNDKNEQNDEHQFDTSIEEQQLSLNQRTDSFEQIILIEALHRHQGRLKEVQQELQVSRKTLYDKLRKHQLDKTDFKNR from the coding sequence ATGACCAAACTCTATTTTGTAGACGATGAACCAGCCATCCGAGACTCCGTAGAACAAGCGATGCTCATTGAAGGCATCGACATTGTCTGCTTCCCAAATGCCATTGAAGCGCTAAATAAAATTGATGTGACACAAGCAGGCATAGTGATCACTGATATTCACATGCCAGTGATGAATGGTATTCAATTTACTCAAAAGTTGTTAAACCAAAACCCCAACTTTCAAATCATCGTACTCACTGGACACGGCGATGTACAAACTGCAGTGTCTGCAATGAAATCCGGCGCTTATGATTTTTTCGAGAAACCGTTTGTTATCGATGCTCTACTTACCGCAGTAAAAAAAGCCGCCGACAAACTCGCCTTGGTTGAAGAGAATAATCTATTAAGAAAAGAGTTAGCAATGCAGAATCAGGTGGGGCCGAAACTCATTGGCCAATCCCCTTCTATGCAGCAATTACGCCGTGAGTTAATCACTCTAGATTGCAAACAAAACCCGTTGTTACTGTTTGTCGGTGACGTCGGAACGGGCAAAAGAATTACGGCGCAGTACACACATGACTTACACAGCCATCAAACGGCCGAGCTTTGTCCTATCACCGCGTTCAATTTACCACGCAGTGATGAAGCGTCATTTCATCAGTTTGTTTTGCAGTTATTTCTCAAACACCAGGGCGGAACACTCTATATCCATGAGACAGAGGTATTAACTCAGGAGCAATGGTTATGGTTAGCAAACCTAAAACCCACTCTACTTCGTGAAAACTCATGCAAGACCAATGCAACCTGTATCATTTTAGCAAGCACAATAGTTCCAACTACAATTATAAGTGCACTGCGCCGCTTTGATTTATTACCGTTGGCACAAAGGCCAGAAGATATTGGCTCTTTGTTCAAACATTTTGCTCGTGGTGCAGCAAGCCGCTATCAGCTGCCGCCGCCAGTTATCACAGAAAAAGAGATTCAACGGCTAATTGCCACTCATTGGAGCGAAAACATTCGACAGCTTCGTCAACATGCTGAACTCAGAGTGTTAACTCAAGTAAAGCAGCCAGCACTCGGCAATGATAAAAATGAGCAAAATGATGAGCACCAATTTGATACGAGCATCGAGGAGCAACAGCTATCATTAAATCAACGTACCGATAGCTTTGAGCAAATTATCTTAATTGAGGCATTACATCGCCATCAAGGGCGGTTAAAAGAGGTACAACAAGAACTACAAGTGTCGCGAAAAACACTTTATGACAAGCTAAGAAAGCATCAGCTCGATAAAACGGATTTCAAAAACCGATAA